The following coding sequences lie in one Cannabis sativa cultivar Pink pepper isolate KNU-18-1 chromosome 5, ASM2916894v1, whole genome shotgun sequence genomic window:
- the LOC115715883 gene encoding subtilisin-like protease SBT3.10 gives MNSRNWKCTKKNHVLVVLALFFFQHYLHVSFKLVEAKSNVYIVYLGGKKHGEPEANKKTQHKLLVNLLGSKKDAKRSIVYSYRHGFSGFAARLTESEAESMAEFPEVIQVIPNRIHKLHTTRSWEFIGIRHNSQKNDLTENTGKGTIIGLIDTGKNKYYLKRIKQ, from the exons ATGAATTCAAGAAACTGGAAATGTACAAAAAAGAACCACGTACTTGTGGTTCTTGCTCTGTTTTTCTTTCAACACTATTTACATGTGTCATTTAAGCTTGTTGAGGCCAAAAGTAAT GTCTATATTGTGTACTTGGGAGGAAAGAAGCATGGTGAACCAGAAGCTAACAAAAAAACCCAACATAAATTGCTAGTCAACTTGCTAGGAAG CAAAAAAGATGCAAAAAGATCTATTGTATACAGCTACAGACATGGTTTTTCCGGGTTTGCTGCAAGGTTAACAGAAAGTGAGGCTGAATCTATGGCAG AATTTCCTGAAGTTATCCAGGTGATTCCTAACCGCATACACAAGCTACATACCACTAGAAGTTGGGAATTCATCGGTATCAGACATAATTCTCAGAAAAATGACTTGACTGAGAATACTGGGAAAGGAACTATTATTGGTCTCATAGATACTGGTAAAAACAAATATTATCTGAAAAGAATTAAACAATAA
- the LOC115718004 gene encoding subtilisin-like protease SBT3.8, which produces MAEIKKPVNRTHIKGEYLSPRDGNGHGTHTASTAAGYFVKQASYKGLAAGLARGGAPLAHLAIYKACWGSGRCTNADLLKAFDKAIHDGVDVLSISVGNEVPLFSYVDLRDTIAIGSFHAASKGITVVSSAGNSGPTSQTISNTAPWLITVAATTIDRAFPTVVTLGNNQTLWGQSIGDTGRHNHGFVGITYSERIADDSTDASSKDCELGSLNATLAAGKIVLCFSDQYDQQDIASAATAVKEAGGVGIIFAQSHSDGLQSCDIPCVKVDFEVGTQIISYIRRAR; this is translated from the exons ATGGCAGAAATTAAAAAGCCTGTAAACAGAACCCATATTAAGGGAGAGTATTTGTCCCCAAGAGATGGAAATGGCCATGGCACTCACACAGCTTCAACTGCAGCCGGTTATTTTGTGAAACAGGCCAGTTATAAAGGACTAGCTGCAGGCTTGGCCAGAGGAGGAGCACCTCTTGCTCATTTAGCAATTTATAAGGCTTGCTGGGGTTCTGGACGCTGCACGAATGCTGATCTTTTGAAAGCATTCGATAAAGCTATACACGACGGAGTGGATGTACTATCCATTTCTGTTGGCAATGAGGTTCCTTTGTTCTCCTATGTTGATCTGCGTGACACAATTGCAATTGGGTCTTTCCATGCAGCATCAAAGGGGATCACGGTTGTTTCATCTGCAGGAAATAGTGGTCCCACTTCACAAACCATTTCAAACACTGCACCATGGCTCATAACTGTGGCAGCCACCACAATAGACAGGGCCTTTCCAACTGTCGTAACACTAGGAAATAACCAAACTCTTTGG GGCCAATCTATTGGTGATACTGGAAGACATAACCATGGTTTTGTTGGCATCACATATTCCGAACGCATAGCGGATGACTCCACTGATGCTTCATC CAAGGATTGTGAGCTTGGAAGTCTAAATGCAACATTAGCAGCAGGAAAAATAGTACTATGCTTTTCAGACCAATATGATCAGCAGGATATAGCTTCAGCAGCAACTGCTGTCAAAGAAGCAGGAGGTGTTGGAATCATTTTTGCACAGTCTCACAGTGATGGACTTCAATCATGCGATATCCCATGTGTTAAAGTGGATTTTGAAGTAGGGACACAAATAATTTCCTACATAAGAAGAGCAAggtaa
- the LOC115715882 gene encoding subtilisin-like protease SBT3.2: protein MLSSPNTVIGKWTSPRVATFSSRGPSSLTPAVLKPDIAAPGVDILAAFPPIDSKSGKGYYTMLSGTSMACPHVAGIAALIKSLHRNWSPAAIRSALVTTASQTGTDGSNISAGGPNRKAADPFDIGGGQVNPIRAMDPGLIYDISTEDYVEYLCSLGYRASMIITRLTEIEITCGSQKRQAGLNLNLPSITIPNLKTTTPVTVRRTVTNVGEVDSVYEAVVEAPGGVEMRVEPQVLRFDTITETVSFEVTFLSGQRVHGDYKFGSLTWVEVDGKHRVRSPVAVRVLRFDSYADV from the exons ATGCTGAGTTCTCCGAACACTGTGATAGGCAAATGGACGTCCCCACGAGTTGCCACTTTCTCATCCAGAGGACCAAGTTCCCTGACCCCAGCTGTTCTAAAG CCCGACATAGCTGCCCCTGGCGTGGACATATTAGCTGCCTTCCCACCAATTGACTCTAAATCCGGAAAGGGTTACTATACAATGTTATCAGGAACTTCAATGGCTTGTCCCCACGTTGCTGGGATTGCTGCTCTGATCAAATCCCTTCATCGAAATTGGTCACCAGCAGCCATAAGATCAGCTCTCGTCACCACTG CTTCCCAAACTGGAACAGACGGATCAAATATATCTGCCGGAGGCCCAAATCGCAAAGCCGCAGACCCGTTTGACATAGGCGGTGGTCAGGTAAATCCCATTAGAGCTATGGACCCAGGACTCATATACGACATCTCTACAGAGGACTACGTAGAATACCTCTGCTCCTTGGGGTACAGAGCCTCAATGATCATCACTCGTTTAACAGAGATCGAAATCACTTGTGGTAGTCAAAAACGACAAGCTGGGTTGAACCTCAACCTCCCTTCCATAACGATTCCGAACCTGAAAACGACGACGCCGGTGACAGTAAGAAGGACAGTGACGAATGTTGGTGAGGTGGATTCGGTGTACGAGGCAGTTGTGGAAGCTCCGGGTGGAGTAGAAATGAGAGTTGAACCTCAGGTGTTGAGGTTTGATACGATAACAGAAACGGTGTCGTTTGAGGTGACTTTCTTGTCGGGGCAAAGGGTGCATGGTGATTATAAGTTTGGGAGCCTTACATGGGTTGAAGTTGATGGTAAGCATCGGGTAAGGAGCCCTGTCGCCGTGCGTGTCCTCAGATTTGATTCCTATGCAGATGTATGA